CACGCTGCGCCCGGCGCCGCAGTGGGCGCCGTAGATGTGTTGGAACAGGGTTGTCGTTTTTTGCTCGAACAGCTCCGGCGTGCAAACCGCCGGCAAACCCTGGTACAGCAGTTTCTCGATGGTCGCCCGCACCCCGGCGCGGGCCTGCTGGCGTTTGCGCCAATCCAGCACCAGTTTCCCCGCCTTGAGCGCGGCCGGTAACTCCCGGGCCGCGGCCTTCACCTTGTCCCGGTCCGTATCGCTCATTGCAATCTGTGGCTTGGTTAAAAGATCGAAAAGGGCCAGATCTTCCTCGTTCAGTTGCTCCCCGACGCCCCGTTGTTCTTCTTCATTGGGGACGGAGTTCATGGTCTTGAGCAGTTCCTTGAGCAGGGAGTTGTCGAAGCGGTTGTAGGTTTTAGGAAGCACGTCTTTCAGGTCAGGATTATCCGCCTCGATGGCGCGCATGGCGTCGTTGACGGCCGCGCCGATGTTGGCCCCTTCGGGCATTTGAATCAATGCGGAGAAACGGGCGGCTTCGGGCAGGTAGAGCACTCCCTTTGCCTGGCAATCGGCCGGGCCGATCTTTTTTCTGCCGCCGCCCGATCCGGTGAGCTCCTTTGCGGCCGCCTGGAACTTGTGATCGGCATAGCGCAGGAAAACAAGCCCAGGTACCGGAACGGAGTATTCCGAGGATTTCA
The DNA window shown above is from Spirochaetota bacterium and carries:
- a CDS encoding type I restriction-modification system subunit M N-terminal domain-containing protein, whose amino-acid sequence is MNHNGNHIESRLWEAADELRANSKLKSSEYSVPVPGLVFLRYADHKFQAAAKELTGSGGGRKKIGPADCQAKGVLYLPEAARFSALIQMPEGANIGAAVNDAMRAIEADNPDLKDVLPKTYNRFDNSLLKELLKTMNSVPNEEEQRGVGEQLNEEDLALFDLLTKPQIAMSDTDRDKVKAAARELPAALKAGKLVLDWRKRQQARAGVRATIEKLLYQGLPAVCTPELFEQKTTTLFQHIYGAHCGAGRSVYAAS